The Brassica napus cultivar Da-Ae chromosome C7, Da-Ae, whole genome shotgun sequence genome has a segment encoding these proteins:
- the LOC111207913 gene encoding arginine decarboxylase 2: MPALACVDSYAADVFIPPSPQPSAAVDTWSPSLSSSLYRIDGWGAPYFSANSSGNISVRPHGSNTLPHQDIDLLKLVTKVTDPKQTGGLGLQLPVIVRFPDVLKNRLECLQSAFDFAVQSQGYESHYQGVYPVKCNQDRFVVEDIVRFGSQFRFGLEAGSKPEILLAMSCLCKGNNEAFLICNGFKDAEYVSLALLGRKLALKTVIVLEQEEELDLVIDLSHKMNVRPVIGLRAKLRTKHSGHFGSTSGEKGKFGLTTTQIVRVVRKLREACMLDCLQLLHFHIGSQIPSTSLLSDGVSEAAQLYCELVRLGANMKVIDIGGGLGIDYDGSKSGESDLSVAYTLEEYAEAVVASVRFVCERRAVKHPVICSESGRAIVSHHSVLIFEAVSTVNHQADRDDIQFLLEGGDYEEMYSAVMRGDQERCLLYVDKLKQRCVEGFKDGVLSIEQLASVDGLCEWVLKAIGGSDPVQTYNINLSVFTSVPDLWGIEQLFPIVPIHKLDQRPGTRGVLSDLTCDSDGKIDKFIGGESTLPLHELESGGGRYFLGMFLGGAYEEALGGVHNLFGGPSVVRVLQSDGPHGFAVTRAVPGQSSADVLRGMQHEPEMMFETLKHRAEEVMHTKGCGEGEDVDEFGNVAACLDRSFHNMPYLATEEVLSMSNSLSDAVSNLGFYYCDEDGFDYLSA, translated from the coding sequence ATGCCTGCTTTAGCTTGCGTCGACAGCTACGCCGCCGACGTGTTCATCCCACCGTCACCACAACCTTCCGCCGCCGTCGACACGTGGAGcccctctctctcctcctctctctaCCGCATCGACGGATGGGGAGCTCCTTACTTCTCCGCCAACTCCTCCGGCAACATCTCCGTTCGTCCTCACGGCTCCAACACTCTCCCTCACCAAGACATCGATCTGTTGAAACTCGTCACGAAAGTAACGGATCCGAAACAAACCGGcggtttgggattacagctccCGGTTATCGTCCGGTTCCCCGACGTGCTTAAAAACCGCCTCGAGTGTCTCCAGTCCGCGTTCGATTTCGCGGTACAGAGCCAAGGGTACGAGTCTCATTACCAAGGAGTGTACCCCGTGAAATGCAATCAAGACCGGTTCGTCGTAGAGGACATTGTGAGATTCGGATCTCAATTCCGGTTCGGTTTAGAAGCTGGCTCTAAACCGGAGATCCTCCTCGCTATGAGTTGTTTATGTAAAGGTAACAACGAAGCCTTCCTTATATGTAACGGCTTCAAAGACGCTGAGTATGTCTCGTTAGCTTTGCTTGGGAGGAAGCTAGCGTTGAAGACTGTGATTGTGTTGGAGCAAGAAGAGGAGCTCGATCTTGTTATCGACCTTAGCCACAAGATGAACGTGAGGCCTGTGATTGGTTTACGAGCCAAGCTGAGGACTAAACACTCTGGTCACTTCGGTTCGACTTCTGGTGAGAAGGGGAAGTTCGGGTTAACTACCACTCAGATAGTTCGTGTGGTGAGGAAGCTTCGTGAAGCTTGTATGCTTGACTGTCTCCAGCTTTTGCATTTCCACATCGGCTCGCAGATCCCATCTACTTCGTTGCTATCTGATGGTGTCTCCGAAGCTGCTCAGCTCTACTGTGAGCTTGTCCGTCTAGGCGCGAACATGAAGGTTATAGACATCGGTGGCGGGTTGGGGATTGACTACGACGGGTCTAAGTCCGGAGAGAGTGATCTCTCTGTGGCTTATACCCTCGAGGAGTACGCTGAAGCTGTTGTAGCGTCGGTTCGGTTTGTATGCGAGAGGAGGGCAGTGAAGCATCCTGTGATATGCAGCGAGAGTGGGAGAGCTATCGTCTCTCATCACTCGGTGTTGATCTTTGAAGCTGTCTCAACGGTTAATCATCAAGCTGATCGTGATGATATTCAGTTCCTGCTCGAAGGTGGTGATTACGAGGAGATGTACTCTGCTGTGATGCGTGGGGATCAAGAAAGGTGTTTACTTTACGTTGACAAGCTGAAGCAGAGATGTGTTGAAGGCTTTAAAGATGGTGTTTTGAGCATTGAGCAGTTAGCTTCCGTTGATGGGTTATGCGAATGGGTTTTAAAAGCTATCGGCGGGTCGGATCCGGTTCAGACTTACAATATCAACTTATCTGTTTTCACTTCGGTTCCTGATCTTTGGGGGATTGAGCAGCTGTTTCCTATAGTCCCCATCCATAAGCTCGACCAGAGGCCCGGGACACGTGGCGTCTTGTCGGATTTGACGTGTGATAGTGACGGGAAGATTGATAAGTTCATAGGCGGCGAGTCCACCTTGCCGTTGCATGAGCTGGAGAGTGGTGGTGGGAGGTACTTCTTGGGGATGTTTCTTGGAGGGGCTTACGAGGAGGCGCTTGGTGGAGTTCATAATTTGTTTGGTGGGCCGAGTGTTGTGCGTGTCTTGCAGAGTGATGGGCCTCATGGCTTTGCGGTGACTAGAGCCGTGCCTGGACAGTCCTCTGCTGATGTTCTTAGAGGAATGCAGCATGAGCCTGAGATGATGTTTGAGACGTTGAAGCACCGAGCAGAGGAAGTTATGCATACCAAAGGTTGTGGTGAAGGAGAAGATGTTGATGAGTTTGGTAATGTCGCCGCCTGTCTTGACCGTTCGTTCCATAACATGCCATATCTAGCGACCGAGGAGGTATTGTCTATGAGCAACTCTCTTTCGGATGCGGTCAGTAACCTTGGCTTTTACTACTGTGATGAAGACGGGTTTGATTACCTCTCTGCATGA